The nucleotide window AATTACCTCTTTGGTCATTGTTCCCTTCTCCAGAGCATTCAATGCCACAAATATCTCTCTTGTCGCATCTCTGATCAAAAATTGGCTTCTAATTGTCTGGGATCTAACCCTCCCTGCCTGACTTCCAAGGCTGTTTATAATCTGTCACCATAATCTCTAGACAGAAAACCAGTTTGGATCACTGAATGATGACTTATTAAACTTTTCCTTATAATTGTCTTAATTTGCCTCCCAATAAAGAACTAGTAGTTACACGTTTTTAATATAGACCTAATAAATATACTTTATAGAGAAAAGATTGAAGAATTCCAAGatactttataattaaaaaaaatttaggaagCCAGTTTTCCACCAGCAtctgtccctctctcccttcttctccaaAAAATAAGCAGATTTCAAGGAGGTTGTGAACTGATCTCCCTTTTTACTGAGAAGAGAGCCTTGTCTTTGAACTTCTTAGGGTCCTGTCACAGTCTTTTATGTTTGTCTGACTCAACCACAGCAACAGTTGCATCAGTAGGGGCAAAATGTCCTCCtaagaagcagagaagagaaaatgacaaTTGATAAATAATAGACATTGCCTCCTGATTATGCTGACAAGACCAGTTTTTCTCTTGATCAGAAtttccttaacattttattttctaacactAACACTTAATTTCTTTATCTCCTGCTTTTTcctactgtaactttttttttttttttttttttttcctgagatgtaGTCttgtctcagtcacccaggctggagtgtagcaatgcaatcttggctcactgcaacatctgcctcccaggctcaggtgattctcctgcctcagcctcctgagtagctgagattataggcatgcatcaccatgcctggctaatttttgtatttttagtagagacagggcttcaccgttttggccaggctaaagtcctgacctcaggtgatcctcccgcccgggcctcccaaagtgctaggattacaggcctgagccaccgtgcccagcctgtactGTGGCTTTAAATGTCATGAATGCTTAAACTATAGAGTGACCATTAATCGAATAAAATGGGTAGTAATTTTCCCTGCATctacttttatattcttttcaccaaatgaccaaaaaaaaattttttttacaacttttcaTTTAAACAATCCATGTTATTGTAATTGTGGTGTTTTGAAAACATCCAATAACAAGCAGGATAAAGAATTATTATATTCTAGACATCATCactacttttcaaaaataatttgattttcattttaaccTATTTTTACTAATACAATCAAAAGATTCATTCAATTTAGTGGGGGAGAActgtaaaaaaaattcttggatATCAAATAGGCAAATAACTAGTTAAATTGTTTGgtctatatctttttatttaatgttttattacaaacttttaaaattcttaatgtgCCCCTCAGGACTATTTCAtgaaacatattaaaatgcagcttaatggggatggcattgaatctataaattatcttgggcaggatggccattttcacaatattgattcttcctatccatgagcatggtatgttcttccatttgtttgtgtcctcttttatttcactgagcagtggtttgtagttctccttgaagaggtcctttacatcccttgtaagttggattcctaggtattttgttctctttgaagctattgtgaatgggaattcattcatgatttggctctctgtttgtctgttactggtgtataagaatgcttgtgatttttgcaaatggattttgtatcctgagactttgctgaagttgtttatcagcttaaagagattttgggctgagatgatggggttttctaaatatacagtcgtgtcatctgcaaacagggacaatttgacttattgacccagccatcccattactgggtatatacctaaaggattataaatcatgctgctataaagacacatgcacacgtaagtttattgcagcactattcacaatagcaaagacttggaatcaacccaaatgtccatcagtgacagactggattaagaaaatgtggcacatatacaccatggaatactatgcagccataaaaaagaatgagtttgtgtcctttgtagggacatggatgcagctggagaccatcattctcagcaaactatcacaaaaacagaaaaccaaacaccacatgttctcactcataggtgggaattgaacaatgagagcacttggacacaggaaggggaacatcacacaccggggcctattgtggggagcagggaggggggagggatagcattaggagatatacctaatgtaagtgacgagttaatgggtgcagcacaccaacatgtcatgtgtatacatatgtaacaaacctgcacgttgtgcacaaataccctagaacttaaagtataataatacaaaataaaaaataaaaaaattaaattaaaaataataaaatgcagcttatgtcattttatacataaatacatatatataattccttatcatagtgtgtgtgtgtgtatatatatatatatatatatgcatgaacATGGCAAGAATATAAAATTGAGAATGTTGATTTCCATTGTCATTGTATCAGAATTCATGGGAACAAGCAACTATCCTTTTTAATTATCACTTTATCAGAACACCCATCAGATCCATGCCAATCTTCAAATCAATTTGGGGGGGGGGCATTCCTCTTTGAGATTGGCCCCAGAAGCCACCTAAGAAACTGTTTCGATACTTTATGATTGTATTTTAGAATCACTTTTATTACTGGAAACTGTGTTACCCACTTTGGTCACTCTTTAATAATACTAACACCTTCCAGGTGCATTAAACATTTCATTGTTCAACCAgctttcaaaatacaattttattcacTGTGATTTTGGCTGTTGCTAAAATAATACAGTACTTGTCTTTGGGGAATTTGCTACCCTGGGGTGAAGGAGCTGCAGTATAGTAGGGCTACACTTTTTGAGGACATGGGTTCAACGTCAGGTTCAAACATTTGGTGGCTATGTTGTGAACTAATGCAGTTGACTTCGTTTCTCTAAGCCCaagtttcttcctttgtaaaatgtggataaaagTTTCTATCTTAAACAAAGAATTCTAAGATTTAATAGAGGTATCTAAAGGTAAGGTATGGtgatattgttgttgttttaggtgttctttaaaaaaaattttttgtttatttttgagacagagtcttgctctgtcacccagggtggagtgcagtggggagatctcactgtaacctctgcttcccaggttcaagtgattctcctgcctcagcctcccgagtggctgggattacaagcgtgcactaccatacctggctaattttgtatttctttttttcttgttttagtagagacgggttttcgccatgttgtccaggctcgtcttaaactcttggcctcaagtgatctgccagccttggcctcccaacgtgctgggattacaggtatgagccaccgcttTAAGCGTTCTTTGTAAGAAGTTTTCTGGTGCGATTTGGATGAAAATAGGCAGAACGTGTAATGAAAGTTTTGGTATTTAGTAGCCCCAGGCCCCAGCATTTAGCAGGTCCTCAATAAAAGCTGGTTTTCCTTTCTATCTTATCATCCTGGAATAAGATGGATTTGGTGAAACCCTCTGACTAGATTTggaagtgaaaggaaaataagagaaacatGCAACAGCAGAGCTGTAATAAAGTACTCACTTGTAAAGTAAGCATTTGCAATGAACCCGTTTTTTGACTCCTCCCTTGGGAAGGATTCCCAAAGGAATTCTGAGACACTGACCAGGGATTACTGAAGGCTCTAGACGACCAGTAGGAGAATTGGTGATTCCAAGTTGTCCTTTTCTTCCAGTAAGCCAGCCTCCCTGTTGAGGGAGGTGGGATTATAGTTCTTAATTAATGTCAATTTTAATTAACGTTTAGACTTTTTACGTGATTAAGCAAATACTGTGTGCCcacattttgcatttcttaagCTATCTTTTCTTAGTCTTTgcttttcctcaaatattttacaaGCCAGAgctttttaatgtaatttgaCATTTCATCTGCACTTAGCTAGGAGAGCCAGCCTTGCTATTTATCTGGGGGCAAGCAGCACTTTGAAAAAATTtacattagattaaaaaaaagatatctcGTCcgacctggtgtggtggctcatgcctgtaatcccagcactttggaaggccaaggcaggagggtcacttgaggtcgtgagttcgagacaagcctgacaaacatggcaacactctgtctctactaaaagtacaaaaattatccaggcatggtggcccatgcctgtaatcccagctacttggggggctgaggcacgaaaatcgcttgcagaggttgcagtgagccaagattgcaccacagcactccagcctgggcaacagagtcagactctgtttcaaaacaacaacaacaacaacaaaacaaaaaaatccttatCCTTCTCACAGAAAGTCTAGATAGATAAATGAGCTTTCTTAGGGTTCTCTTGCTCTCTGTCTTTTTTCCTCAGTGCTAATTACCAATCTTGTTAGCAGCAGCGTATTAATAATGTATTTACACCCTGAATTTCTTTGGACAATATTTTCTTAATACctatgcaaattttatttttccaggctCGCTTTTCTCccagttttgaaaaaaatttgttGGAAAGAGATAATTTATAGCAATTATAATTCTCATAATAATTATTATCCTCATCGGTATTAAAAGATATGAAACATGAATATACTGGGAGGCAGTGCTCTGTTAGGAGCAGCAGTTAATAATTTTGGAATCAAATAAACAGCATTGAATTTAGGCTCTACTATTTCCTGGCTTTGTGACTTGTGGCTAGGTATCTAATCTTcttcctcatctgagaaatgggggTAATAGGAGCATTGCCTTCCAGAACTGTTTTGAGGCTTTTCCTAAGGACCTGAATATAGGAAGTTCTCATTAAATGATAACAAATCTGACTCCAGACCATAGAAGGGTAAGGTTGGGGGTAGGAATATCAAATTGATTTGTGGAAGATCAGCAGTTCATATATTGGTAAAAACAATGTCTTACAGCAACTTCATAACTTCCAAAGCATTTTTGGATTCATTGTTTTACttaatctttataataaatggCAGGTGAGAATTAGTATCGTTTGAATGATGAAATAGATACCAAGGCCTGGAAATTTTTCTCTAGATTATGCTGTAGATAAGTTTCTGAAAGTGATTTCAGATGCCTGGTAACTGCGTTTAAAAGAACCCTCAAGAATCTTAGAACTTCATCCATCAGCCGTCAAATTTGAATGGAATTCTCCTTATGCAGTCACCAGCATCATGTGTTTCAAGGTTGATGTCCAGCCCAGTGCATGGCTGCACCGCATCATTTTGACACAGCATCTTTTCCACAGTGGTAGGTCCTCTGGAGGCATTCAGCCTTCTGGGAAAAATTATGGACTTTTAGATCATGCTTATATTAAAAAGCCAGCTTTAAAAGTTGGCtttgtgtatatttaaaaggGGTACAGAAAAAAACTTAGATAAAACTTTTATTACCTTTGTAGTTGAGCTTTAATAAAAGCTATAGttatttacataaatacaaaaattaaggagGCAAAATGAACATGTAACAAAAGAAAGTTCTAGGCTTTGTAATTCTGCTTGTTTTTTATATTACCAAGTAGTTCTGCATAAGGCAGGAACAACATTAATAGTACAGTTTGTTAACTcctattttttccattaaaatttttaatgagaaaaaaatgcattcttgTAACATTTTCAAATGGGAAAGGAGTACATAAAATAACTGAAGTAAATTCCTTTTCATTGATCCTTTTTAAGAATTCTACCTCCTGTTAGCAAGTTGTAGTATATCTTTTCAGGCTTTTTTCTATTCCCATGCTTGCTCatgcacaaatatatacatgAGTTTTACAAATGGGATGAATGACATTATTATGTACAATCTATCTAGATTgctttctgacttcttttttgaactttatatctTGAAGAATTTCCCTAGGAGTATATGTAAAACAACCTAATTCTTTTAAATAGCCATATAGTGTTTCATTGTTCACATGGAAATATTAAAACTTAGTCATTACTTTCGTGGATGAATGTTTAGGCTGTTaaaaatttttctctattatatcattaatattcatatatatatgtgtccaCATGTGTAAGTATTTTTGTAGGATAGATTGTTAGAAGTAATATTGTTCCATCAAAGGGCATAATCTTTAACATATTGATGAATGTTGCCAAACTGACCCACAGAAATGCTATGGTTGTTTATATTCAGATTCATAGTGATGAAAATGCCCTTTTCCTTATACACTTACCAAAACTACATATTATCAATTGTTCAGCTTTCTTTAATCTGGTGGGAAATCACTAAAAAGATTATTGATCTTTATATTCATtgatcacttttttctttttatgttgttcattttaattcttttaccTTATTatattgggttgtcttttcattatttaattgaAGGAACTCTTTAGTTTTTACATATTATAGCAGTTAATCCCTTTCTGTTATATGTTACACCTATCTCCTTTCAGTCTGTTTTGTCTTTCATTAAACATGGTTTACGTGATCTTTTCCTGGgcagaaaaatttaaagcatCATGTAGTTATATCTGACAGTTGTTTCCTTGTGTTCCTTGTGACTTAcgagttttttgctttttttcctccccaagtTCAGGTCAGATGGGTAATGTGCTGAGATTGTAGTGCATTTCACACGTGCATGTGAACACCCAGTCATTGTTGCTCATGAGCTACAAAAGGATCAGGCTTCTAAGTTTTCTATCTTGTTTACGAATGATATTTCCTTAAGAGTACATACGTATTCGggttgggcaaggtggcacacgcctgtagtcccagcactttgggaagccaaggagggaagatcacttgaggccaggatttagagaccagcctggccaacatggcgaaaccccatcgatactaaaaatacaaaaaatagctgggagtcgtggtgcacacctgtaatcccagctacttgggaggttgaggtgggaggattgcttgaacccagggaggcagaggttgcagtgagcaggaattgcacctgggtgacaaagcgagactgtaaaaaaaaaaaaaaaagtacatatatattcTTATGTTTTCCtcatatttgttaaaaattttaatcttatGATTATTAATTCAATTGGaatttatggccaggcacggtggctaacgcctataatcgtagcactttggaaaaccgaggaaggtgcatcacctgaggttaggagttcgagaccaacctgaggcaacacggtgacaccccacctctactaaaagtacaaaaattagccaggcatgctggcatgcacctgtaatcccagctactcaaggggctgagagaggagaaccacttgaactctggaggcagaggttgcagtgagccaagattgtgccactatactctagcctgggtgacagagcaagactccatctcaaaaaaaaaaaaaaaaattggaatttattttgaGGTATAGTGTGAGGTGGGAatctcatttgattatttttccctTATGTTCTACCACAATTGATTTGAAATTCTTTCATTAGTATGCACTACAGTTCCCATGAAAACATGGGTCTGTTGCTGGATTCTCTCTTCTGTTTACTGAACTATCTTTTTAGTCCTATgccaatacatttttgtttaattactataattttgtaatgtattttgataTCTGGCATGGAAAATCATCTTTAttgttcttttgctttaaaaGTCAGCATTCTTACTTATTTACTCTCCCAGATAAAATTAGGATCAGTCTTTCAATTCTAAACGTATTTTTTCTCTGAGTATTTGATGGGATTATACTGAGTTGATAAATTGGCATAAAATTGATatctttataatgtatttttttttttaaagaaaacaagctTGGCAagttttattaaaggaaaattttgCATAGTTTACTTTCCACCAGGCTGTTCTGGCATGCTTCTAATGATAGCAGAATCACCTGGATCAGTGAGCGCCAGTGTGCACACTCTGTAGCATTTTCCACATGCTGTGCCCAGTTCAATATTATTGCTACTGTAGTGATGGACACCAATTTTGGCCAACATTGCATAGTACTCTATTTCCGATTTCCTCAAAGCTGGGCAGTTGTTAGCAAGGATGACTAATTTTGCTGTGCCTTGTCTGATCATCTTTAGAGTCTGCTTGTACCCCAGCATGTACTTTCCACTTTCCATGAGTTGGAGCCGAGAATTAATTGACTCCAGTGACTTTTTCATCTCCTTGGTCGGGATGGCCCAAACTAAGAGCTGCTGCCAAGATGGCCGGGGAGTGAGAAAGGTGATATCTGTATAATgttatatttacaataaaaatattacatatactatatatatataatctctgtATTCAGGTCTCTTTTTCATCCTTACATATAGGTTTAGAGTTGTCTTCATTATATGTTATGCAAATTATTCCTAGATAAtccataattttatctttttccagttgtttttaaatgatttaccTACATATGTGCCACATGCAGGAGGAGATGGCAGAAATAGTAAATGATTTGCCTAAGTGCAACTAGTTAATAACAGAATTTAGATTAGAAACCAAGTCTTCTGACTGGAATTCCTCCCACAATAAGGCAGATTCTTTTACTATTGTCCCATTCTTGTtgctatctttctctctctctattttactttattttattttattttgagataaggtctcgttctgttgcccaggctggagtacaataacACCATCTAAGCTctctgcaaccttcgcctctggggttcaagtgattctcctgcctcaacctcccaggtagctgggattccaggcacctgccaccacacccagctgttttctgtatttttagtagagatgaggtttcaccatgttggccaggcaggtctcgaactcctgacctcaagtgatccaccgcctcggcctcccagagtactggcactacaggcgtgagccaccaccccggcctctctctctctttgaatgTAGCTTTGTGTTGAATAATGAATCTGAGTCAAGAAAATATAGCCTAATCTCGTACATTTTAGACTcataagaaattgaaataaatgtgtaagGCTCACTTCTCAAATTCTATTCATATTCAAAGTAAGTGATATTTATGTTGATGGAATTTAGGGAGTCTGTCTTTAACCTAATATTGCTTTAAAGGCCTCACACAAATGAAACCTAAGCaaaatttcttaaatagtaaTCTCAAATTTTATCTATGAAATAAAGCTTTAAAAGGTCATCTTATTCATAAGTTTTATATCTCATTAAAGACTGAAAAAACATAATCTCATTATAATTAAACtttgcattttatcttttatttagtgCCGTTGCAAAACAGAATTGTTTGATCACTGTCAACAGTTGAAAACATGATGGTAGTTTCAGCAATTATTGGTACATTGTGAGTCTATCACCAAGTATTTTAATGCCAGTGCAAATCAgtgatttcaataaataaattttgaaataaataaaactagaatgTTTTAACAAAACTTAAACTAAAGGCACAAAATGTATAGATGCAGGCTTAATGGTGTACCCTAACAACGTTTCTGCAGGTGGCTTGTCAGGAGGAAGCTTGATGCATTCTGTCCCTTGAATAGGCAAAGGTCTCCAGCCACTTTCTTTAAAGTTAGTAGGTGTGCCAACTAATTCCATTGCACAAGAAGAACCCTGAAAGATTTAACAAACTGCATCTTTTCCCCCTATTTTTAAGCACAGTGCCTCAAACAAGATGCTAGTTATCCCTGTGAGATCAGATCAAATATAACAGTGAGAAATTGAAATTTGTATTCAGTCCACTTAAATGCTCATCCAGTCAAAAATAGATTtggtaaattataaaaacatggcttgttttaaatacaaaaaaattagaaaaggaacTGACTGAGAGGATCAAAGATGAGTGGAACCAGGTTTCATGGTATGGAGGCCAGTTGAACAagtaaagaatacaaaataaaatacagacagtTTTCTTCTTGATTCAGGAGGTATCTGAATTTCCTGCACTTGTGGAGAAAGTCATCGTGCTTGAAAAGGTCTAGGTGTCCTGGTTGAAGCAGTATAAAAGCTGAGGATTCTGACACTCTTGTTTTCATGGTAGGCTCCTGACTTGATAATGAGCCACTTGGATATGAACCCTTGTTGACACACATTGGTATGCAGACGCCAGCTGTGGAGTCTCCCACAAGTGAAGAGTAGGACTCGAGTAGGTCTTACATGTTAGTAAAATCTTTATGCTACTATTTACAGGGGTCTCACAGATtatctttgccttctacttttagtATTTGTGGCTCCCTTCTGGTGAAGAGTCCTGGGAAGACATGGTGCTGATAGTGATCCAGTACATCAAATACcatgactgttttttgtttgttgtcttcCATCCGGGTCTTCTTAACagaaaatttgttaattttttaaaataaaatgttttcattttaaaaatgaaaatattttacaccATTACATGTAAACTCCCATATCTTTACTATTTGTGTCTCATTCTCATTGCTGCCCAGGTGAAACCTGTAAGTTCTATCAGACAGGCCTCTTGTCTTCGTTCTTGCACAAGGCAGCCACACCTGGAATGAGAGCAACTGGGATCCAGTGCTCAGCCACAGGGACTGGAAGTAGCTGTGTTAGGAATATGGTGCCCCAGCTTTTCACTGAGGGATTGATGCTTCTTTGGCTGACATAAATCTGCTCTACTGAAAAACATTTGGAAAGGAGCTTTGCAGAGTGTAACTTGCCTGGTTGGCAGTCTTGTTTCTTTCTTAGCCAAGAAGAAGCAAGGGGCTCATCAAACCAAATTTCAACCTTCAGCTCCACTTGAAAAATCATGGTGGTTGACACAGGGATCAGCAAAGTCTTTGAAGTTCTTTGGCATGCAAGGCAAATTATAATTTCGTTCATAAgggaaatgtttttccttttgtgctGTTTGGTATCCTGGGCACAGAATTCCTTTCCAGTTTTCCATAACCAGCATCCTGggtatttttgtattaaaattatacCTTATGTTTTATCCTTCTCTTACTGGATACGTTTCATCCTTTTTGCTTGAATAATTAGgccaagagaataaaaatgtagtCTTGAgtcaaataaattcaaattaagtGGTTATTGAGAAAGAGacatttcaatttcttcatttgcgTTTTTATTTCCAGTGGAACACCAGCAATAAAGACTCTTACAATCAAATATGATAGAAATTCAggaccaggtgaggtggctcatgcctttaatcccagcactttgggatgccaaggtgggcagatcacttgaggtcaggagttcaagaccagcctgggcaacatggcaaaatcctatctctactaaaaatacaaaaattagccgagtatggtggtgcgcacctgtaatcccagttactctggggGCTGTGGcatgagacttgcttgaacctgggaggcggaggttgcagtgagctgagattgagatcgtgccactctactccagcctgagagatagaaggagactctgtctctcaaaaaaagaaaaaaaaaaaaaatatatatatatatacacacacacacacacacacacacacgtatgttttggtgaatttctattttatgtataaatatatattattttatttatttatcatacaCATACAACAGAAATTCACCAAAAACCTGACTCTTCTTTAAATCTTACCAATtagtagaaataaatgtttaattaatcaATCAGCATGTATGTTTGAGTGCCTCTgagtttaaagatatttaaagtaCTGCTGTTAGACTGTAGGGGTGGTAACAGTTCTTCCTAGAACCTGGAAAGAGGTGGCATTCTTCTTGCACCAGGTTCAGGCTTAGCTATTTTGGATCATTCCTTACTGAGAGTCAGCTAATCCCTCCTCAGTCCCCTCTTTATCACTGGCCTCAAATACACTGACTGTCTGTtgcacttatggaaaatagatcCGTGGGGTGCTCCTGAACTTCTTTATAAGTTGAAGTGCCAATGCTGAAATTCATAATAATGCAACATAGTAATGTGTGATCGACACTAAAATAAGTGTTcagcattttgtatttctataagtttaagaaaaactgtaaggttttttttgttgttgttttgttttgttttagagacagggtcttcctctgtcactcaggctggagtccagtgacatgatcacagctcactggagccttgatccacctggactcaagcaatcctcccatctcaccctcctgATTAGTTGGATTTATAGGACCATGCCATTAGGCCcggcatatttgtgtgtgtgtgtgtgtgtgtgtgtgtgtgtttctcagagacagggtttcactatattgcccaggctggctcatcttgaactcttgggcttaaatgatccttccatcttggcctcccaaagtgctgggattataggagtgagccaccgtgcctggcctagaaaaaCTGTAAgttaaatgaaagcatatgtggTAAGAACTGCCCTGTCCTATAATTCCCCTATAGTCTCTTAATGCTTTTATACCTTACCAGGCCCAGCACTGCCCTGGTTTTGTTGACCTAGGGTAACTTACTCTGTGTGAGTTTTCTTCCAGAATGCAATCCTCTATACTAGGGCTCTATACCAGGGGTCAGCAACAGTTTTGGGTAAAGTGTCAGGTATTTTAGACTTGGGGAATGAATTAGTTTTCtaggctgctctaacaaaatgccacaaaatATGTAgcataaaataacagaaatgtatacccttgcagttctggaggctctgagagaGAACACATTccatgctgttttttgttttgttttgttttgttttttgagacagaatctcacgctgtcacttaggctgaagtgcagtggcacgatcatggctcactgcaaggccTGACCTCCTGAGCCCAGGTGATCCTCAGACCTTAGCCTCTTAAGTAACTAgcactataggtgtgcaccaccatgcctggttaatttttgttttattttttgcagagacatggccttgctaagttgcccaggctggccatgcctcttttccagcttctgctggttgctggcaatccttgACTGGTAGATGCCTCACTCCAGTTTCAGCCTCATTACAGCATGGCTTTCTTCCTACTGTATATCTGTGTTCTCtcctcttacaaggacaccagtgattggatttaggacccactctaatccagtatgacttcatcAAAActgaattacatctgcaaagaccctatttcccaATAAGGTCACATTCGGAGGCTCTGGGTGGACTTGGGAGACATTATTACTACTAGTCCTGCAGGAAGTCATCCAGTCTCTGTTGTAACTACTAAACTCTGGTGTAGCAGCAAGGCAGCCATGGGTAATGCATAAATGAAAAAGTAGGCTCTGttcctattaaaattttatttatgaacatTGAAATTCGAATTCTATGCAGcaatttaaaagatcattcttaGTTTGTGGGTCTTACCAAAAGATGGATGGGGTGCAGGGGGAAGATTCAACCCAGTGCCTATA belongs to Macaca thibetana thibetana isolate TM-01 chromosome 4, ASM2454274v1, whole genome shotgun sequence and includes:
- the LOC126951999 gene encoding 60S ribosomal protein L30-like, translated to MKKSLESINSRLQLMESGKYMLGYKQTLKMIRQGTAKLVILANNCPALRKSEIEYYAMLAKIGVHHYSSNNIELGTACGKCYRVCTLALTDPGDSAIIRSMPEQPGGK